The following proteins are co-located in the Alcaligenes faecalis genome:
- a CDS encoding class I SAM-dependent methyltransferase, which produces MMNNRYGKLASLVYHLDKPVGRSFGDVEYYLERLRGTSGPILEPAVGTGRILIPLLQAGLEVSGFDLSQEMLDYCQRELDLRSLNSQIQLAGFTDFTADRLWEAIVVPAGSFQLLDSFEQGMAALRRFHANLKPGGRLLLDLDPVAAIVNVHPGMRTWSAPPHGLITLNATALDKDYCAQVSREMHRYELWEHGVLLETQLEQFSLRWWGVQELRMALEQVGFGEIVISGGYQYGKTPQDTDGIISFEARKL; this is translated from the coding sequence ATGATGAACAATCGCTACGGCAAGCTGGCTTCTTTGGTGTATCACCTGGATAAGCCGGTAGGACGCTCTTTCGGGGATGTGGAGTACTACCTGGAGCGTCTGCGAGGAACAAGCGGGCCAATTCTGGAACCCGCAGTAGGCACAGGGCGTATTTTGATTCCCTTGCTGCAAGCGGGGCTGGAGGTCAGCGGCTTCGATCTGTCGCAGGAAATGTTGGATTACTGCCAACGTGAATTGGACCTGCGGTCTTTGAACTCACAGATTCAACTGGCCGGTTTTACGGATTTCACAGCAGATCGTCTTTGGGAGGCGATCGTGGTGCCGGCCGGCTCTTTTCAACTACTGGACTCGTTTGAGCAAGGCATGGCCGCGCTACGCCGTTTTCATGCCAACCTGAAGCCAGGTGGACGGCTGTTGTTGGATCTGGACCCGGTCGCGGCGATTGTCAATGTGCATCCCGGTATGCGGACCTGGTCGGCCCCTCCGCATGGACTGATTACCCTCAATGCCACCGCTCTGGACAAAGATTACTGCGCCCAGGTAAGCCGTGAAATGCATCGCTACGAGTTGTGGGAGCATGGTGTCTTGCTGGAAACCCAGCTGGAACAATTCTCGCTGCGCTGGTGGGGTGTTCAGGAACTGCGCATGGCGCTGGAGCAAGTGGGCTTTGGCGAGATTGTTATCTCCGGCGGGTATCAGTACGGCAAGACACCGCAGGACACTGACGGAATTATTTCGTTTGAAGCGCGCAAGCTGTAA
- a CDS encoding WG repeat-containing protein, producing METVRDMSNGIGSCVDTGTATATATATATATATATATAIAGLQAVGLGSGRRMLSALSAFILVLQPVFSPAAQGQSLIQDEQGWVYVNERGEAVLRPFIYDNGPDYFEEGLARFVAKGKMGFHDQSLKIWIPARYDFAFPFVEGKAKVGMNCKLISHGEHRSVHCQHWGNISNPLTAPKDQPEN from the coding sequence GTGGAAACCGTACGCGATATGAGCAATGGCATAGGTTCATGCGTGGATACTGGTACGGCAACAGCAACAGCAACAGCAACAGCAACAGCAACAGCAACAGCAACAGCAACAGCAATTGCAGGATTGCAAGCTGTTGGACTTGGATCCGGACGACGGATGCTTTCAGCCCTATCTGCTTTTATATTGGTTCTACAACCTGTATTCAGCCCCGCCGCACAAGGGCAAAGCCTGATACAGGATGAACAAGGCTGGGTTTATGTAAATGAAAGGGGCGAAGCAGTTCTGCGCCCCTTTATTTACGACAACGGCCCCGATTATTTTGAAGAGGGTCTGGCTCGTTTCGTCGCCAAAGGGAAGATGGGCTTTCACGATCAATCACTGAAAATCTGGATTCCGGCCCGTTACGATTTTGCCTTTCCTTTTGTGGAGGGCAAAGCCAAGGTTGGTATGAATTGCAAGCTCATTTCACACGGCGAACACCGTTCAGTTCACTGCCAGCACTGGGGAAATATTTCCAATCCTTTGACAGCACCAAAAGATCAGCCCGAAAACTAG
- a CDS encoding DUF333 domain-containing protein produces MKKWGILGLVGVLSACANQASTQPPVGIANPASAYCLEKGGRLDIVNTPTGQVGMCTLPDGTVIEEWELMRRDHPSAKS; encoded by the coding sequence ATGAAGAAATGGGGAATCCTGGGACTGGTTGGCGTCTTGTCTGCTTGCGCCAATCAAGCCTCGACACAACCACCCGTGGGTATTGCCAATCCGGCCTCGGCTTATTGCCTGGAGAAGGGCGGGCGTTTGGATATCGTCAACACACCAACAGGGCAAGTGGGCATGTGTACCTTGCCGGATGGCACGGTGATTGAAGAGTGGGAGCTGATGCGCCGTGACCACCCTTCGGCAAAGTCCTGA
- a CDS encoding carbohydrate kinase family protein, with product MQLVVIGSITVDIVVSGMPAELARGDKQEVGSIDLYPGGGALNATASFMGQGESVRLLGALGRDGLGARLRSQIKQLGIDVSSMQICPDQLTGKAIVLVEPSGSASVLARRGANACLRVQAQDLQADLIYVAPLALQPMESVAQALAERRDTSACLVVNPSVACLQHQGQGFKQVYARADVLGLNAVEAQMLAGVQDADIQLELSIQEAYELARHVQHHSRQAVLITLGVQGAVLAFNGQQYVQPASKVMVRSTVGAGDAFLSSFALAWKRGLKPSEALDLANQAAAARLGQWAANTFPPLFGQSAEDILAL from the coding sequence GTGCAGCTTGTCGTAATTGGCAGTATTACCGTTGATATTGTGGTCTCAGGCATGCCAGCCGAGCTGGCGCGTGGCGACAAGCAGGAAGTGGGTTCGATCGATTTGTACCCCGGAGGTGGTGCGCTGAATGCGACAGCCAGCTTTATGGGGCAAGGCGAGTCGGTTCGGCTGCTGGGGGCGCTGGGTCGAGACGGCCTGGGGGCGCGTTTGCGCTCACAGATCAAGCAGTTGGGAATAGATGTCAGCAGTATGCAGATCTGTCCTGATCAGCTCACCGGTAAAGCCATTGTCCTGGTCGAGCCGTCCGGCAGTGCTTCGGTGCTGGCACGACGTGGGGCAAATGCCTGCCTGCGTGTCCAGGCTCAAGACTTGCAAGCAGACCTGATTTATGTGGCTCCCTTGGCCTTGCAGCCTATGGAAAGTGTGGCGCAGGCCTTGGCGGAAAGAAGGGATACCTCAGCTTGCTTGGTGGTCAATCCCAGTGTGGCGTGTTTGCAGCATCAAGGCCAGGGGTTCAAACAGGTCTACGCACGCGCAGATGTGCTGGGTTTGAATGCGGTGGAGGCGCAAATGCTGGCAGGCGTTCAGGACGCTGATATTCAACTGGAATTATCCATTCAGGAAGCGTACGAGCTGGCTCGACATGTGCAACATCATTCCCGGCAAGCTGTGTTGATTACCTTGGGTGTGCAGGGGGCGGTGCTGGCTTTCAATGGACAGCAGTATGTGCAGCCTGCGAGCAAAGTCATGGTGCGTTCAACAGTTGGGGCCGGGGATGCGTTCCTGTCCAGCTTTGCCTTGGCCTGGAAACGGGGCCTGAAACCGTCAGAGGCCCTGGATTTGGCCAACCAGGCAGCGGCAGCACGGTTGGGACAGTGGGCGGCCAATACGTTTCCGCCTCTGTTCGGGCAAAGCGCGGAGGATATTCTGGCTTTGTGA
- a CDS encoding DUF333 domain-containing protein — MFFRLVSAWAGSLMLSACASSTQTATKPVAQANLASTFCQSMGGQTIVHKSERGAYGTCLMKDGSESEEWAFYRSWYPRMD; from the coding sequence ATGTTTTTCCGCTTAGTTTCTGCCTGGGCAGGCTCTTTGATGTTATCGGCATGCGCCAGCTCTACCCAAACGGCTACCAAACCTGTGGCTCAAGCTAATTTGGCTTCTACATTTTGTCAGAGCATGGGCGGACAAACCATTGTTCACAAAAGTGAGCGTGGTGCGTATGGGACCTGCTTGATGAAAGATGGCTCGGAGTCTGAAGAGTGGGCCTTTTACCGTAGCTGGTATCCCCGTATGGACTGA
- the thrS gene encoding threonine--tRNA ligase produces the protein MVRITLPDGSQREFQGPVSVSEVANSIGTGLGRAALAGRVGTPGTESRLVDTSYVIDQDSHLAIITAKDADGLDLIRHSTAHLLAYAVKSLFPDAQVTIGPVIDNGFYYDFSYKRAFTPEDLEAIEKKMAELAKKDEVVTREEWLRDDAVEFFKSIGEDYKAEIIASIPSNEPISLYREGDFIDLCRGPHVPSTGKLKVFKLMKVAGAYWRGDSNNEMLQRIYGTAWATKEDQQAYLTMLEEAERRDHRKLGRELDLFHFQEEAPGLIFWHPKGWVIWQQVEQYIRRVYQDNGYQEVKAPQILDLSLWKKTGHWDNYAENMFTTESENRVYGLKPMNCPGHVQIFNSGLHSYRELPIRYGEFGQCHRNEPSGALHGMMRVRGFTQDDGHIFCTEDQLQDECAAFTAQLQAVYADFGFTEILYKVATRPEKRIGDDAVWDKAEQALIESLRRTGCEFEISEGEGAFYGPKIEYTLKDAIGRHWQCGTIQVDFSMPARLGAEYVDAQDQRRVPVMLHRAILGSFERFIGMLIENHAGALPAWLAPEHVVVCCISESSADYAQSVAQSLKKMGFRASSDLRGEKITRKIREHSMQKVPYILVVGEKERENGAVAVRARGGVDLGVMPIADFSARLKQEIDSRQ, from the coding sequence ATGGTCCGAATCACACTGCCCGATGGCTCCCAGCGAGAGTTTCAGGGCCCGGTTTCCGTCAGCGAAGTGGCGAACTCGATTGGTACTGGCCTGGGCCGCGCCGCCCTGGCAGGCCGTGTCGGCACGCCCGGTACCGAGTCGCGTCTGGTGGACACCTCGTATGTGATCGACCAGGACAGCCATTTGGCCATCATCACCGCCAAAGACGCCGACGGTCTGGATTTGATTCGTCACTCTACCGCCCACTTGCTGGCTTATGCGGTCAAAAGCCTGTTCCCGGATGCCCAGGTCACCATTGGCCCGGTCATCGACAACGGCTTTTACTACGACTTTTCCTACAAGCGCGCCTTTACGCCTGAGGATCTGGAAGCCATTGAAAAGAAAATGGCCGAGCTGGCCAAGAAGGACGAAGTGGTGACTCGTGAAGAGTGGCTGCGCGACGACGCTGTCGAGTTCTTCAAGAGCATCGGCGAGGATTACAAGGCAGAGATCATTGCCTCCATTCCGTCCAACGAGCCGATCAGCCTGTACCGCGAAGGCGATTTCATCGACTTGTGCCGTGGCCCTCACGTGCCCTCCACTGGCAAGCTGAAAGTATTCAAGCTGATGAAAGTAGCCGGGGCTTACTGGCGTGGCGACAGCAATAACGAAATGCTGCAACGTATTTACGGGACTGCCTGGGCGACCAAGGAAGATCAGCAAGCCTACCTGACCATGCTGGAAGAGGCCGAGCGCCGTGACCATCGCAAATTGGGTCGTGAGCTGGATCTGTTCCATTTCCAGGAAGAGGCCCCCGGTCTGATTTTCTGGCACCCCAAAGGTTGGGTGATCTGGCAACAGGTCGAGCAATATATTCGCCGCGTCTATCAGGACAATGGTTACCAGGAGGTGAAAGCACCTCAAATTCTGGATTTGTCGCTGTGGAAGAAAACGGGCCACTGGGACAACTACGCTGAAAACATGTTCACGACCGAGTCGGAGAACCGTGTTTACGGCTTGAAGCCCATGAATTGTCCTGGCCACGTGCAAATCTTCAATTCCGGTCTGCATTCCTACCGTGAACTGCCTATCCGCTACGGCGAGTTCGGTCAGTGCCATCGCAATGAACCCTCGGGTGCCTTGCACGGTATGATGCGCGTACGCGGCTTTACCCAAGACGACGGCCACATTTTCTGTACCGAAGACCAATTGCAAGACGAATGCGCCGCCTTTACTGCGCAGTTGCAAGCTGTCTACGCGGACTTTGGCTTTACCGAAATCCTGTATAAAGTGGCTACTCGTCCTGAAAAGCGTATTGGCGACGATGCGGTTTGGGACAAAGCGGAACAGGCTCTGATCGAAAGCTTGCGCCGTACCGGCTGCGAGTTCGAGATATCGGAAGGCGAGGGCGCTTTCTACGGTCCGAAGATTGAATACACATTGAAAGACGCTATTGGTCGTCATTGGCAGTGCGGCACCATCCAGGTGGACTTCTCCATGCCAGCCCGTTTGGGTGCCGAGTATGTGGATGCCCAGGATCAGCGTCGTGTGCCTGTCATGTTGCACCGTGCTATTTTAGGTTCTTTCGAGCGTTTTATCGGCATGCTGATTGAAAACCACGCCGGTGCTTTGCCTGCCTGGTTGGCCCCCGAGCATGTGGTGGTATGCTGCATTTCTGAAAGTTCAGCGGATTACGCCCAGTCCGTAGCACAAAGTTTGAAGAAAATGGGGTTCCGTGCCTCCTCTGATTTGCGTGGTGAAAAAATCACTCGTAAAATTCGTGAGCACAGCATGCAAAAAGTGCCCTATATTCTGGTCGTGGGTGAAAAAGAGCGTGAAAACGGCGCTGTTGCCGTACGTGCGCGTGGCGGTGTGGACTTGGGCGTCATGCCAATAGCCGATTTTTCAGCACGATTGAAGCAAGAGATCGATAGCCGTCAGTAA
- the infC gene encoding translation initiation factor IF-3 translates to MATEKKHRINGEIRIPEVRLIGVEGEQLGIVKVPEALAMAEQHDVDLVEIAPTAAPPVCRLMDYGKFRYQEQKRQQEAKAKQKVVQIKEVKFRPGTDEGDYQVKLRNVKRFIDDGDKVKVTLRFRGREMAHQELGMRVLERVRDEVSEICQVEAMPKLEGRQMVMVLAPRKKTS, encoded by the coding sequence ATCGCAACCGAGAAAAAACATCGCATCAATGGTGAAATTCGTATTCCAGAGGTGCGACTCATTGGAGTCGAGGGTGAGCAGCTAGGTATCGTCAAGGTGCCTGAAGCCTTGGCAATGGCAGAACAACATGATGTGGATTTGGTGGAAATTGCCCCTACGGCTGCACCACCCGTTTGTCGTTTGATGGATTACGGCAAATTCCGTTATCAGGAACAGAAGCGCCAACAAGAAGCCAAGGCCAAGCAGAAAGTCGTTCAGATCAAGGAAGTCAAGTTCCGTCCCGGTACGGACGAAGGAGACTACCAGGTCAAGCTGCGCAATGTGAAGCGTTTCATTGATGATGGCGATAAAGTCAAAGTGACTTTGCGTTTCCGTGGTCGTGAGATGGCTCACCAGGAATTGGGGATGCGCGTACTGGAACGGGTCCGCGACGAAGTCAGCGAAATCTGTCAGGTTGAAGCCATGCCCAAGCTGGAAGGCCGTCAAATGGTCATGGTCTTGGCACCTCGCAAGAAAACGTCCTGA
- the gshB gene encoding glutathione synthase: MHVLFIIDPLSSLSAYKDSSVAMMRAFLARGHRVSVTLQSDLYISQSRVCTRSQAVSIAADADLRVPSWWTHPEPATEQELNVFDAVIMRKDPPFDMEYSYSTHLLSFAQEQGAKVFNSGVAIRNHPEKLAITEFPEFTPPTLVTRDMVRLRAFHQEHKDVIVKPLDGMGGMGIFRLQDPEPNLGAILETLTANGTQTIMAQRYIPEIVKGDKRILIIGGEPVPYALARIPLAGETRGNLAAGGRGVAQPLSEHDWHIARTLGPVLAARGLLLIGLDVIGDYVTEINVTSPTCFVEITDQTGFDVAQRFAQAVEQATERA, encoded by the coding sequence ATGCACGTTTTATTCATCATTGATCCCTTGTCCAGCCTGTCGGCGTACAAGGATTCCTCCGTTGCCATGATGCGTGCATTTCTGGCGCGTGGTCATCGCGTCAGCGTCACTTTGCAGTCTGATTTGTATATTTCCCAAAGCCGGGTTTGTACACGCAGTCAGGCTGTGAGCATTGCCGCTGATGCCGATTTGCGTGTGCCGTCGTGGTGGACGCATCCTGAGCCTGCCACCGAGCAGGAATTGAATGTCTTTGATGCAGTTATCATGCGCAAAGACCCGCCTTTTGATATGGAGTACTCCTATTCCACGCATTTGCTCAGCTTTGCGCAAGAGCAGGGCGCCAAGGTATTCAATTCGGGTGTAGCCATCCGTAATCACCCCGAAAAACTCGCTATTACCGAATTTCCGGAATTTACCCCCCCCACCTTGGTTACCCGTGACATGGTCCGCTTGCGCGCCTTTCACCAGGAACACAAGGATGTAATTGTCAAACCGCTGGACGGCATGGGCGGCATGGGTATTTTCCGTTTGCAAGACCCCGAGCCTAATCTGGGAGCTATCCTGGAAACGCTGACGGCCAATGGGACACAAACCATTATGGCGCAACGCTATATTCCGGAAATCGTCAAGGGGGACAAGCGTATCCTGATTATTGGTGGTGAACCGGTGCCTTATGCCTTGGCGCGTATCCCTTTGGCAGGTGAGACGCGCGGTAATCTGGCTGCAGGCGGTCGTGGGGTAGCCCAACCTTTGTCCGAACACGACTGGCATATTGCTCGTACCTTGGGACCTGTGCTGGCGGCTCGTGGTTTGCTGCTGATCGGTTTGGATGTGATTGGTGACTACGTCACGGAGATCAATGTGACCAGTCCAACCTGTTTTGTTGAAATTACGGACCAGACAGGCTTTGACGTTGCGCAGCGTTTTGCCCAGGCCGTCGAACAAGCGACGGAACGCGCGTGA
- a CDS encoding PTS sugar transporter subunit IIA: MIRLALIMHEPLASAFASCAEHVLGEKPDLFVFDIQADECTDTAVDRLLGQLQTQAPGSPATLILCDLYGATPFNVARRVQQALQDQGQGAYLLTGTNMCMVLKALTERRDNPEQFARDVMAGALRGIVHADCHC, from the coding sequence GTGATTCGCCTTGCCTTGATCATGCACGAGCCCCTGGCCAGTGCGTTTGCCAGTTGTGCCGAGCACGTCCTGGGTGAAAAGCCCGATCTGTTTGTTTTTGACATACAGGCCGACGAATGCACGGATACGGCAGTGGACCGCTTGCTGGGACAGTTGCAAACGCAAGCGCCGGGCTCGCCCGCCACACTGATATTGTGTGATCTTTACGGTGCCACTCCCTTTAACGTGGCCCGTCGGGTTCAGCAGGCTTTGCAAGATCAAGGGCAGGGCGCTTACTTATTGACCGGCACCAATATGTGCATGGTCTTGAAAGCCTTGACCGAGCGGCGTGACAATCCCGAGCAGTTCGCTCGGGATGTCATGGCAGGCGCATTGCGTGGCATTGTTCATGCCGACTGCCATTGCTAA
- a CDS encoding HPr family phosphocarrier protein, giving the protein MPSVSITISNKLGLHARAAAKLTQLAGRYRSEIFIARGSQRVNAKSIMGVMMLAAGMGVTVVIDAQGEDADQALNDIQALFDAKFGENE; this is encoded by the coding sequence ATGCCTAGCGTATCCATCACGATCAGTAATAAATTAGGTCTTCATGCTCGGGCAGCGGCCAAGCTGACGCAGTTGGCAGGCCGGTACCGCAGTGAGATTTTTATCGCGCGTGGCTCTCAGCGCGTGAATGCAAAAAGTATTATGGGCGTCATGATGCTGGCCGCCGGAATGGGGGTCACCGTGGTTATCGATGCTCAGGGTGAGGATGCTGATCAGGCCCTCAATGATATTCAGGCCTTGTTTGATGCCAAGTTTGGTGAAAACGAATAG
- the ptsP gene encoding phosphoenolpyruvate--protein phosphotransferase: protein MFTAQGQAVGKGYAIAKAVVMSAAALEVPHYRIAAEDVDSESQRLLSAMASTRDELRAMVDQLPVDAPRELAPILTVHSLLLDDPMLTQQTCAIIAERHYNAEWALTSQGQMLVEQFSQMEDEYLRERGADVRQVIERVLRVLAGKPALLPGFSAAQEEPLIVVARDISPADMLRLRGGHFAGFLTDLGGPTSHTAIVARSLSVPAVVGLGSFRSLIRDGDYLIVDGFSGAVIVNPSEQVLAEYRERQQAYRRERAELEALLDAPAVTLDGIHVRLEANIELPEEAELAMKAGADGIGLFRSEFLFMGRADLPSEQEQYEAYSRVVKTMKGKVVTIRTLDIGADKTLDGDATVATNPALGLRAIRYCLDKPEMFATQLRALLRASQYGQIRILIPMISSMDEVHASRQAIESAARELEKSGTPFARNYLLGAMVEVPAIAIAIEPFVQELDFLSIGTNDLIQYILAVDRGDAEVASLYDPMHPAVLRLIAHTINAADRAGKPVAICGEMAGDASVTRMLLGLGLKEFSMHPQQLLDVKKEVRLSHSNALRVKVASALNRAERIDLATLAA from the coding sequence ATGTTTACCGCTCAAGGCCAAGCAGTCGGTAAGGGGTACGCTATTGCCAAAGCGGTAGTGATGAGCGCAGCCGCACTGGAAGTTCCTCATTATCGGATTGCAGCCGAAGATGTCGACTCTGAAAGCCAGCGTTTGTTAAGTGCCATGGCCAGCACCCGCGATGAGCTGCGCGCCATGGTTGATCAGTTGCCCGTGGATGCGCCGCGCGAGCTTGCTCCTATTTTGACAGTGCATAGCCTGCTTTTGGACGATCCCATGTTGACGCAGCAAACCTGCGCCATCATCGCCGAGCGCCATTACAACGCAGAGTGGGCCCTAACCTCGCAAGGCCAGATGCTGGTTGAGCAGTTTTCCCAAATGGAAGACGAATACCTGCGCGAACGGGGTGCCGATGTGCGCCAGGTTATTGAGCGAGTCTTACGCGTTTTAGCGGGCAAGCCTGCTCTGTTGCCGGGTTTTTCTGCGGCCCAGGAAGAACCGCTGATTGTGGTGGCACGTGATATTTCTCCGGCCGACATGCTGCGTTTGCGTGGTGGTCATTTTGCTGGTTTTCTGACCGATCTGGGCGGTCCTACCTCGCATACGGCGATTGTAGCCCGTAGTTTGAGTGTTCCCGCCGTAGTGGGTTTGGGAAGTTTCCGCAGTCTGATTCGTGATGGCGATTATTTGATTGTGGATGGTTTCTCCGGTGCGGTAATCGTGAATCCGTCTGAGCAAGTGCTTGCCGAGTACCGGGAACGCCAGCAAGCCTATCGCCGTGAACGGGCCGAGCTGGAGGCATTGTTGGATGCGCCCGCGGTGACATTAGATGGTATCCATGTTCGTCTGGAGGCCAATATCGAGCTTCCCGAAGAAGCCGAGCTTGCCATGAAGGCGGGTGCTGACGGTATTGGCTTGTTCCGCAGTGAGTTTTTGTTTATGGGGCGCGCGGACCTGCCCTCAGAGCAAGAGCAATACGAGGCCTATTCTCGTGTGGTCAAGACGATGAAAGGCAAGGTCGTTACTATTCGCACGCTGGATATTGGTGCCGACAAGACCTTGGATGGTGACGCAACCGTGGCGACCAATCCTGCGTTGGGGTTGCGCGCTATTCGTTACTGTCTGGACAAGCCTGAAATGTTTGCTACTCAGTTGCGCGCCTTGTTGCGAGCCAGCCAGTACGGACAAATCCGCATTCTGATTCCCATGATTTCCTCTATGGACGAGGTGCATGCCAGCCGGCAGGCTATTGAGTCGGCAGCGCGAGAGTTGGAGAAGTCCGGCACACCTTTCGCTCGAAATTATTTATTGGGCGCCATGGTAGAGGTACCAGCCATCGCGATTGCGATTGAGCCCTTTGTGCAGGAACTGGATTTTCTATCCATCGGAACGAATGATCTGATTCAGTACATTCTGGCGGTAGACCGGGGCGATGCCGAAGTGGCCAGCCTGTACGACCCCATGCATCCAGCTGTTTTGCGATTGATCGCACACACCATCAATGCGGCTGATCGCGCGGGTAAACCTGTGGCGATTTGCGGGGAAATGGCAGGGGATGCCTCGGTCACTCGCATGTTGCTGGGGCTGGGCCTGAAGGAATTCTCCATGCATCCGCAGCAATTGCTGGATGTGAAAAAGGAAGTGCGCCTATCGCACTCCAACGCCTTGCGCGTTAAAGTTGCCAGTGCCCTGAATCGGGCCGAGCGCATTGATTTGGCCACATTAGCTGCCTAA
- a CDS encoding accessory factor UbiK family protein has product MINRSEWLEDLQKNVSELIAKSPAADIERNVKAFMGQAFNRMDLVTREEFDTYQLMLERALARVAALETRLQVLEGRQTPVPQEGDASAQEGSQG; this is encoded by the coding sequence ATGATTAATCGTAGCGAGTGGCTGGAAGATTTACAAAAAAATGTTTCGGAGCTGATCGCCAAAAGTCCGGCTGCCGATATTGAGCGCAATGTCAAAGCCTTTATGGGTCAGGCCTTCAACCGTATGGACTTGGTCACCCGTGAAGAGTTCGATACTTACCAGTTGATGCTGGAGCGTGCGCTGGCTCGTGTGGCCGCGTTGGAAACACGTTTGCAAGTGTTGGAAGGACGCCAGACTCCCGTTCCTCAGGAAGGGGATGCTTCTGCTCAAGAGGGCAGCCAAGGCTGA
- a CDS encoding CynX/NimT family MFS transporter, with product MQRELGMDLVQSGFLLASVQMAGMLLGLCIGLISEKIGLRRCILTGLGILSLASLIGSLFEHSTLVLLGRMIEGCGFLMVVLPIPALIKRITDTARLSRVMGLWGCYMPAGAVLMLWAGAAWLAVGSWRNLWVVLGILTAIFMVLTFLLVPPDSQTQPQRAAQSTPAHRWSNLLRTTLSSGRVWLLALAFGVYAAQWAAVVGFMPTIYNQAEIAVGTAGLLTALIAAGNVVGNLGAGRCLHVGIPPHRLLQAGYLGMIACAVLAFGLTQSLVVQFVAILLFSIVGGLIPATLFFLAVTAAPSPETTSTSVGWVQQCSSLGQFVGPPVVASVVHALGGWQWAWIATVGFAILGLLIAWRLSRLRLPNGP from the coding sequence ATGCAGCGAGAATTGGGCATGGACCTGGTGCAGTCGGGGTTTTTGCTGGCCAGTGTGCAAATGGCCGGCATGTTGCTGGGCTTATGCATAGGACTGATTTCCGAGAAAATCGGCTTGCGCCGCTGCATTCTGACGGGGCTGGGCATTTTAAGTCTGGCTTCGCTGATCGGCTCGCTCTTTGAACACAGTACGCTGGTGTTGCTGGGCCGCATGATAGAAGGTTGTGGCTTTCTGATGGTGGTGCTGCCCATTCCTGCCTTGATCAAACGCATTACCGATACGGCGCGCTTGAGCCGAGTCATGGGTTTGTGGGGCTGTTATATGCCCGCCGGAGCGGTCTTGATGCTGTGGGCTGGCGCTGCCTGGTTAGCAGTCGGATCCTGGCGTAACTTGTGGGTGGTTCTGGGCATATTGACGGCCATTTTCATGGTCCTGACCTTTCTGCTGGTGCCGCCAGACTCTCAGACTCAACCCCAGCGCGCGGCACAGAGTACACCCGCTCACCGTTGGTCGAATCTGTTGCGTACGACCTTAAGTTCTGGTCGGGTTTGGTTGCTGGCTTTGGCCTTTGGTGTGTACGCGGCGCAATGGGCGGCAGTCGTAGGCTTCATGCCCACTATCTACAATCAGGCGGAGATTGCGGTCGGTACAGCGGGTTTGCTGACGGCTCTGATTGCTGCCGGAAATGTGGTGGGCAATCTGGGCGCAGGGCGTTGCCTGCATGTAGGTATCCCACCTCATCGGCTGCTGCAAGCAGGCTACCTGGGCATGATTGCGTGTGCGGTCCTTGCGTTTGGGCTGACACAAAGCCTGGTGGTTCAGTTTGTCGCCATTTTGCTGTTTTCGATTGTCGGCGGTTTGATTCCCGCCACCCTGTTTTTCCTGGCGGTCACAGCAGCGCCTTCGCCGGAGACCACCTCGACTTCGGTGGGTTGGGTACAGCAATGTTCCTCATTAGGCCAGTTTGTAGGGCCGCCCGTGGTGGCGTCGGTCGTACATGCCTTGGGTGGATGGCAGTGGGCCTGGATTGCGACAGTGGGTTTTGCAATTCTGGGTTTGCTCATTGCTTGGCGCTTATCCCGATTGCGTTTGCCTAACGGTCCTTAA